The proteins below come from a single Aegilops tauschii subsp. strangulata cultivar AL8/78 chromosome 6, Aet v6.0, whole genome shotgun sequence genomic window:
- the LOC109757177 gene encoding probable ATP synthase 24 kDa subunit, mitochondrial has product MALAARLVSRSRQLYSVQAALANGGLTQVRSFAKEAAPVSGDDLLKGIFFEVKKKFETALGVLKKEKITIDPDDQTAVANYAQVMRTVREKADLLSDSQRIKYTIETFTKGIPDARTYLDTLQQLRKKSGLIDDMGIEDMMMEALEKVEKDIKKPLLRSDKKNMGLLLAEFDKINKKLGIRKEDLPKIEENLEMELAKAELTELKKEVVEAMEGQLKREEFKDEAMPDVRKLDIRNFL; this is encoded by the exons TTATATTCTGTCCAAGCTGCTTTGGCCAATGGAGGTCTCACTCAAGTCCGCTCATTTGCCAAGGAGGCAGCTCCTGTCAGCGGAGATG ACCTATTGAAGGGCATCTTTTTTGAGGTGAAGAAAAAGTTTGAGACCGCACTTGGGGTCCTTAAGAAGGAGAAGATCACGATTGACCCAGATGACCAAACAGCAGTTGCTAACTATGCCCAAGTCATGAGGACTGTAAGAGAAAA GGCAGATCTTCTTTCTGATTCTCAGAGAATTAAATATACTATTGAGACTTTCACGAAGGGCATCCCTGATGCAAGGACGTACTTGGATACCCTTCAGCAGCTCAGGAAAAA GAGTGGTCTCATAGATGATATGGGTATTGAGGATATGATGATGGAAGCTCTCGAGAAAGTTGAGAAGGACATTAAGAAACCTCTTCTGAGGAGTGACAAGAAGAACATGGGTCTCCTCTTGGCAGAGTTTGACAAGATTAACAAAAA GCTTGGCATTCGGAAGGAGGATCTTCCCAAGATTGAGGAAAATCTTGAAATGGAACTTGCCAAAGCTGAGCTGACGGAACTTAAGAAGGAAGTTGTTGAAGCAATGGAGGGCCAACTAAAGAG GGAGGAGTTTAAAGATGAGGCGATGCCTGACGTCAGGAAGTTGGACATTAGAAACTTCCTCTAG